The following are encoded together in the Narcine bancroftii isolate sNarBan1 chromosome 10, sNarBan1.hap1, whole genome shotgun sequence genome:
- the LOC138744639 gene encoding olfactomedin-4-like isoform X2, which yields MAVNYLVIAALLVPNIALSSAVISIESKVQTFLMELQNETARLKKFEAMQKQSLYQPLNFWPLRWDLKQLQSEMAKLKNIFSPNVTSVQQISSELDDSHASVLTLQQDDKQNLLNMKDRLKKLKNRLESFYVYGNIKIGNCTGGILRNVSRPLMAQINPFGSSYPYGAWGMDSMPGSSELYWVMALMSSNIYGKSIRTYSSYKNFLMLKNHVDLTVKSSYTVPNAIQGPGVVVYNGSLYYNCYKSGEICKFDFITKDIIHINLPNAGHSNKFPYCYYDCYGYTDIDFSVDENGLWVIYATEENYGNIVLSKIDSSKLTVLQTWKTKLFKRATTNAFMVCGVLYATRQVSENEEEIFYMFDTITNQEAKNLKIRLVKYLPSVANLHYNPVNRKLYFFNGGYMIAYNVLFS from the exons GTGATATCCATCGAGTCCAAGGTCCAAACGTTCCTTATGGAACTACAGAATGAGACCGCGCGACTTAAAAAGTTTGAGGCAATGCAGAAACAGAGTCTCTACCAACCACTCAACTTCTGGCCCCTTCGTTGGGACCTGAAGCAACTCCAGTCAGAGATGGCAAAGCTGAAGAATATTTTTTCACCAAATGTGACATCAGTTCAACAGATCTCCTCTGAG CTGGATGATTCCCATGCCAGTGTGCTAACCTTGCAGCAGGATGACAAACAGAACTTACTGAATATGAAAGACCGCTTGAAGAAACTAAAGAATCGACTGGAAAGCTTCTATGTCTACGGCAATATAAAGATTG GAAATTGTACTGGAGGAATTTTACGGAACGTCAGCAGGCCTTTAATGGCACAAATCAACCCCTTTGGTTCATCGTATCCATATGGAGCCTGGGGCATGGATTCAATGCCTGGAAGCTCAGAATTGTATTGGGTTATGGCACTAATGTCTTCCAACATTTATGGAAAATCAATACGAACTTACTCTTCTTACAAAAACTTCCTCATGTTAAAGAATCATGTAGATTTAACAGTGAAATCGTCATACACAGTACCCAATGCAATCCAGGGCCCTGGTGTTGTCGTTTATAATGGTTCTTTGTATTATAACTGTTACaaatctggagaaatttgcaaaTTTGACTTTATCACAAAGGATATAATTCATATCAACCTTCCCAATGCTGGTCATTCAAACAAATTCCCTTACTGTTATTATGATTGTTATGGTTATACAGACATAGATTTCTCAGTGGATGAAAATGGGTTATGGGTTATTTACGCAACTGAAGAGAATTATGGTAATATAGTACTGAGTAAAATTGACAGCAGCAAACTGACTGTGTTGCAGACCTGGAAAACCAAGCTCTTTAAGAGAGCAACAACCAATGCCTTTATGGTCTGTGGAGTGCTTTATGCCACACGACAGGTCAGTGAAAATGAAGAGGAGATATTTTATATGTTTGACACTATTACTAATCAAGAGGCCAAAAATCTCAAGATCCGCCTTGTCAAATACTTACCAAGTGTGGCAAACCTTCATTATAACCCAGTAAATAGGAagctctatttttttaatggtgggTACATGATAGCATATAATGTCTTGTTTTCCTAA